DNA from Amycolatopsis sp. DSM 110486:
CGCGCAGCCGTGGCGCGTGGTCAGCAGGAACGCTTCTTCGCGGGTCGCCGTGATCTTCACGGCCATCTTCTGCGTCCACGCCAGCGCCGCGACCAGCGGTTCCAGCCTGTCGTACATCTTCGCGCCGAAGCTCCCGCCCAGCGGCGCGGTGCGCACGCGGACGCGGTTCAGCGGCAGGTCCAGCAGGTCGGCCAGCGACTGCCGCACGTACGACGGCGTCTGAGTGGTCGCCAGCAGCTCCAGCCGCTCGCCCTCGCACCAGGCGGCCGCGAACGGCAGCTCGATCGGCACGTGGTGCGTCGGCGGGCACCAGAAGTCGTAGGACACCGTGGTGCCGCTGACGCTCGACGGGTCGCCCTTGCGCAGGTTGTACTCGTAGTTCACGTTCGTGTCGCGCTTGCCGCGCAGGTGCTTCAGGTCGCCGAAGACGATCGACGGCCGCAGCTCGTCGTGCACGAACGGCGCGCCCAGCACGGCCTTGTCGACGTCGTGCACCGGCTCGAGCTCGTCGTAGGAGACCTCGATCAGCTCGGCCGCCTCCCGCGCCTGCTTGGCGCCGTGGGCGATCACCGCGGCGATCGGCTCGCCGACGTAGCGCACCTTGCCGTAGGCGAGGCACGGCTGGTCCGAGAACGCCGGGCCGGTCATGAGCCGGTCGCCGAACTCCGCGTACAGGTCGGCGCCGGTCACCACGGCGACCACGCCTTCGGCCGCGAGCGCGCGGCTCGTGTCGATGGCGGTGATCTTCGCGTGCGGGCGGGTGCTGCGGTGCACGGCGACATCGAGGCACGGCCGCACCGGCTGGTCAGCCGCGTATTGCAGCTCACCGCGGACCTTGGCCCGGCCGTCGACGCGCGCCCAGCGCTCACCGACGGCGGCGACCGAAGATCGAGACTCGACGGTGGTCATCGTTGCCCTCCTTCCAGGAGTTGCGGATAGCTTCTTCGACGGCCACGAGGCCGAGGCGCCGCTTGTAGTCGGAACTCCCGCGCACGTCGGGAATCGGGTCGAGCAGGGGTGTCGCGGCTTCCTTCGCGGCGCCGACGACGTCGTCCACGGACGTGTCGGCCGACGCTTCGAACTGCAGGAACACCGGCACGTGGCTCAATGCGCCGAGGCCGAGCCGGACGTCGCGCTTGCCGCGCGAGCGCTCCACGACGAGCGCGGCGGCCGAAGCCGCGGGCCAGTCGTTGGCCGCGAGGCTGGAGAGCTTCGCGAAGTGCGCGCCCGCGGACTCGGGCTGGGTGGGGATCTCGATCGCCGACACGAGCTCGCCGTGCTCCAGCGCGGTCTGCTGGAAGTCGACGAAGAACTCGCGCGCCGGCACTTTGCGCGAACCGCGCCGCGAGGTGAGCTCCACTGTGGCGTCGAGCACCATCAACGCCGTCGGCGGATCGAGCCGGTAGTCGCCGTGGGCGATGTTGCCGCCGACGCTCGCCGTGTTGCGCACGCGCGGGTTGGCCACGCGGCTGTAGACCTCGGCCGCGAGCGGGGCGACGCGGCGGACGATCGAGCTGGTTTCCATGCGCCGCAACGTGACCAGCGGGCCGACTCGCAGCCCCTTCGACGTCTCGGAGATCTCGTCCAGGCCCGTCACGCCGCCGATGTCGACCAGGTCAGTGGCGAACAGCACACCCTGCTTGAGCAGGATCTGCACGGCTGTGCCGCCGCCGTAGACCATCGTGTCCTCACCGTCGTCGAGGAGCGCGCAGGTCTCGTCGAGCGTGGTGGGGTAGTGGTAGGCGGTCATTTCTTCCCGCCGAACAGCTTCGCGAGCAGGCGGCGCCACCAGGATTCCTTCGCGGGCGCGGCGTCACCGGCCGGCGTCTCGGAGACCCGCTTCTTCGGGCCTTCCCGTTTGGCGATCACGCTCGCAAGCCCGGGGTTGTCCGGCCCGGGCGGGCCCGCGGCGCAGATCTCGGCGAACGCGGACACGAACTCCCGCTCCACCTCCTGCGAGCGGCGCCGGACGATCGACTCGCCCATGCGCCCGATCTTGCCCCAGATCGCGACGTCGAGGCTGTATTCCACTTTGGATGAAGACTCACCGTCGGGCTGGACGCCGAGCCGCGCGTCGATCTTGATCGAGCTGCCGAGCTTGTGGTCCTCGCCCTTGAGGAGGGCCTTGACCTCCTCGGGCTCGGTCAGCTCCGTGATCTCGGCGGAGAACCCGGCGCTGAACTTCACGTGCGCGATCTCGTTGACCAGCTTGCCGCGGTAGTGCGTGCTGTCCGAACGGACGAGCTCAGCGGCGCCGGGGATGGCGACCCGCATCGTGTCCGGGTCGAGGAAATGGGCGAAAACGCGTTTGTGGTCCGCGGGGACGACAAAGGAGGATCCAAGCTTCATAATGACCACCATAGAGGACTAAGTGTCTGCTCCACAGGACGTTAACACGGTCCTGGCGAGTCCGGAAAGGGCTCGGCTACCGTGCGCTGAGGCAGAATGGCGAGGGGTGACGGATCATGAGCGACGTTCCGGCGGTGCTGAACGCGGTGCGGCTCCTGGAGCGGATTGCCCGCGATTGGCCGGAACCGGTGTCTTCCGGGGCGCTGATCGAGGAACTCGGGCTCAACCGCAGCACGGCGTACAACATCCTCGGCACGCTGCAGCGGGCCGGCTGGACCACGTCGCGCGGCGACCGCGGTGGCTGGTCGCTGGGGCCGCGGCTGCTGTCGATGGCTCGCGTGTCCGAGGACTGGATGACCGACATCGTGCAGCAGGAGCTCGATTCGCTGAGCCAGCGCACGGGGTTCATCGTCTTCGCGGTGCAGCGCCACGGTGCCACCGACTACTCAGTGCTGGCGAAGGGTGACCGCGGCAAGGGGGTGCGGATCACCGTCGGCATCGGCGACACCTTCCCGTTCTCCGCGCCCGCCATCATGCGCGCGTTCCACGCGTGGGATGACCCGGCGAACGTCGAGCGGCTCGCGGAGCGTTACGGGCTGGAGGGTTTCACGGCCGAAACCATCACCACGCGTGCCGCGCTGCGCGAGGAGCTGGCGGCCACGCGGGAGCGCGGCTACAGCGTCAGCATCAGGGAGTTCGACCTCGGTCAGTCTGGGTTGGCGGCGCCGGTGTTCGACGCTCAGCGGCGCGTGTCGATGGTCGTCTGCACGCTCGCGTTCTCCTCGGAGCTCAACGAGTCCACTGTGGATCAACATGGCGCACTGATCCGCGAATGCGGCCTCAGGATCACCGATCGAACCGGAGGTGCGGTGAAAAGCGACGAATAGTTCCGCAGTTGCGGAAGTATTCCGATCTTGCCTGGCCACGGGTTTCTTGACCGCCGTCGACCGGCTCGCTTAATGTGCCGCATGCGGGACTCAATGTCCTCAATAGAGGACAACCTGTCCCGCCCTCCGAATCTCGATCCGGCCCATGGCGGCCCGGAAAGGAGATGGCCATGAGCGATGTCGCCGTCAAATCCACCTCGTGGACCAAGAC
Protein-coding regions in this window:
- a CDS encoding xanthine dehydrogenase family protein subunit M, giving the protein MTAYHYPTTLDETCALLDDGEDTMVYGGGTAVQILLKQGVLFATDLVDIGGVTGLDEISETSKGLRVGPLVTLRRMETSSIVRRVAPLAAEVYSRVANPRVRNTASVGGNIAHGDYRLDPPTALMVLDATVELTSRRGSRKVPAREFFVDFQQTALEHGELVSAIEIPTQPESAGAHFAKLSSLAANDWPAASAAALVVERSRGKRDVRLGLGALSHVPVFLQFEASADTSVDDVVGAAKEAATPLLDPIPDVRGSSDYKRRLGLVAVEEAIRNSWKEGNDDHRRVSIFGRRRR
- a CDS encoding CoxG family protein, with the translated sequence MKLGSSFVVPADHKRVFAHFLDPDTMRVAIPGAAELVRSDSTHYRGKLVNEIAHVKFSAGFSAEITELTEPEEVKALLKGEDHKLGSSIKIDARLGVQPDGESSSKVEYSLDVAIWGKIGRMGESIVRRRSQEVEREFVSAFAEICAAGPPGPDNPGLASVIAKREGPKKRVSETPAGDAAPAKESWWRRLLAKLFGGKK
- a CDS encoding IclR family transcriptional regulator codes for the protein MSDVPAVLNAVRLLERIARDWPEPVSSGALIEELGLNRSTAYNILGTLQRAGWTTSRGDRGGWSLGPRLLSMARVSEDWMTDIVQQELDSLSQRTGFIVFAVQRHGATDYSVLAKGDRGKGVRITVGIGDTFPFSAPAIMRAFHAWDDPANVERLAERYGLEGFTAETITTRAALREELAATRERGYSVSIREFDLGQSGLAAPVFDAQRRVSMVVCTLAFSSELNESTVDQHGALIRECGLRITDRTGGAVKSDE